A genomic stretch from Lathyrus oleraceus cultivar Zhongwan6 chromosome 2, CAAS_Psat_ZW6_1.0, whole genome shotgun sequence includes:
- the LOC127117700 gene encoding probable disease resistance protein At1g52660, producing the protein MAGNINYSVLRMAVPMFGRAIRMVYQEVNENKYVSNWIGEVFKDVETEKKRLISNRDLVRVRLEATDHKTDMVSDDVFLWLKEADILIPEVENLTLQVRRRQWNEFRKLLKKITTLNMKCDFQPFSIPIPSLEHFSSGNIVSFKSREKASDQLLVALQDDNSSIIGLYGRQGSGKTTLVKAMGEKVKFLKMFSKVVFATVSQNLNIRTMQEEIADSLDIRFDKNSEAGRARRIFSTIESMIRPILVIFDDVQVKFDPEDVGVPCKSNRCKILVTARCQQECDLMYCQRDVQLDPLSKEEAWILFEKHSGIHDEDCSSSPDLSNVAREVAFECEGVPRLIKDVASSLRNKPIDEWKASLDSLKHSMAKWQIFLSFRGEDTRYAFTGSLYQSLRQGGFKTFMDDGGLETGDQISPSLLNAIEASRLSIIVLSENYANSTWCLDELVKILECKKLKNQLVWPIFYKVDPSDIRHMRKCYGKDMARHENRFGNDSERVQKWKSALVEVCNLSGMAYSIGYEYEFIQKIVEHANDIRSRLQIRNI; encoded by the exons ATGG CAGGAAATATTAACTATAGCGTTCTTCGAATGGCCGTTCCTATGTTTGGTAGGGCGATAAGGATGGTGTACCAGGAAGTTAATGAAAACAAATATGTATCTAATTGGATTGGTGAAGTCTTTAAGGATGTAGAAACGGAAAAGAAGAGGTTGATTTCAAATCGAGATCTTGTGCGAGTAAGACTCGAAGCAACTGATCATAAAACTGATATGGTCAGTGATGATGTTTTTCTGTGGCTAAAAGAAGCAGACATACTCATACCAGAGGTGGAGAATCTCACTTTACAAGTAAGAAGACGACAATGGAATGAATTTAGGAAACTGCTCAAAAAAATTACAACACTCAATATGAAATGCGATTTTCAACCGTTTTCGATTCCGATTCCAAGTTTAGAGCACTTCTCTTCAGGAAATATTGTTAGTTTTAAGTCTAGAGAAAAGGCTTCAGATCAACTTTTAGTGGCACTGCAAGATGATAATTCTTCTATCATTGGATTATACGGTAGGCAGGGATCTGGTAAAACAACATTGGTGAAAGCAATGGGGGAGAAAGTTAAGTTTTTAAAGATGTTTTCTAAAGTTGTATTCGCCACTGTGTCGCAAAACTTAAATATCAGAACAATGCAAGAGGAAATTGCTGATTCGTTGGATATAAGGTTCGATAAAAACAGTGAAGCCGGAAGAGCAAGAAGAATATTCTCCACAATAGAAAGTATGATTCGTCCGATTCTAGTTATTTTTGATGATGTTCAAGTAAAATTTGATCCAGAAGATGTTGGTGTTCCTTGTAAAAGTAATCGATGCAAGATCCTTGTGACCGCACGTTGCCAACAAGAATGTGATTTGATGTACTGTCAAAGGGATGTTCAACTTGATCCCTTATCTAAAGAGGAGGCTTGGATTTTGTTTGAAAAACATTCGGGCATTCATGACGAGGACTGCTCCTCCTCGCCCGACTTATCGAATGTCGCACGTGAAGTTGCTTTTGAATGTGAAGGTGTGCCTAGATTAATTAAAGATGTGGCATCTTCCTTAAGAAATAAACCCATTGATGAATGGAAAGCATCACTAGATAGTCTCAAACATTCAATGGCTAAATGGCAAATTTTTCTTAGTTTTCGAGGAGAAGATACGCGTTACGCGTTTACAGGTTCTCTTTATCAATCTTTACGTCAAGGGGGATTCAAGACCTTTATGGATGATGGAGGATTGGAGACGGGAGACCAAATTTCACCATCTCTTCTAAATGCCATTGAAGCGTCGAGGCTTTCCATTATTGTTTTATCTGAAAACTATGCAAATTCGACGTGGTGTCTGGATGAGCTTGTCAAAATTCTCGAGTGTAAGAAATTGAAGAATCAATTGGTTTGGCCAATCTTTTATAAAGTGGATCCATCTGATATCAGACATATGAGAAAATGTTATGGAAAAGACATGGCTCGACATGAAAATAGATTTGGAAATGATTCTGAGAGAGTACAAAAATGGAAGTCAGCTTTAGTTGAAGTGTGTAATTTGTCCGGAATGGCTTATTCAATCGG GTATGAATATGAATTTATTCAGAAGATTGTGGAACATGCCAATGACATTAGAAGTCGTTTGCAAATAAGAAACATATAG